GTATCATTTGATGGGAAGAGAAGGCAGCAACTTTCTCGGGGAGATTCTGTACGAATATCCATGAGTCAGCACCCACTTCCAACTGTTAACAAGTTCGATCAAACCGGTGATTGGTTTCACAGCTTGATTCGCTGCCTGAATTGGAACGAAAGACTTGATCAAAAGGCCCTATGAAGCATATCTGAAACTGAAGAATGGTTGTGTTACTCTCACTTGAAGGCTTGGTTTGTGTATGATTTCAGTACAGATTATACATTCAAGACTATAGAACTTGTTGGCAATACCAGTTTCTTAACTTGGCTTCCAAATGAGGAGATAGGGTTTTTTCCAAATGTGATTTTGGTAAAAAGCTATTGTATACTGACAGGATTTGAAGCTGTAAATTATTGATCTTAGAAGTAGCTCTCATTGATGCTTCTGAAAGTTTACCACTCTGTCAAACTTCTTGTGTTGAAGAGGAAGTTCtcatttgtttttgttaatgagaTAATTGTGCTAATGGCTGCACAGAGCCTCTTTTATATGAATAACAAAAGATATATTTGATGTCATTTTGATGCCTAAAAAATATGTgccttaaaataaataaattaattcatGGAAAATGAAGTATCAAACATATATGCATCTAATGACTTGATGTAAAAAAACCTTTTTGACAACAAAAATCAATGTCCTATGTATTTGTGAAGGATCAAACAATTAGTCTAACCTGTGATTTAAAAAGGTAACCTTGTATTTTGAATTATGTTTCCATTATGTGATTCCTGTTGATAAAGAAGGTAACCTTTGTTGTTATGACCTCTTAAGAGGAAACTGAACTGAAGGAAAATTGTATGTCATTTATATGGTTGCTTCTTTGGGATGATAACAGAATCATAAAGAAGGGCAATAATTCAAGGACTCAGAATTTATAGCAGATAACACTATAATTTATGTAATAAGTACTATGGTACAATTCAAGCCCAGATGCTCCCACCAAAACAATattctaaaaaaagaaaaagaaaacaaaacatgGACACTAGCACCCACAATGGCTTGCATTCTTAAGAAACTTAGAATAGCAGCAACCAAGTGGTACTCTTTGCTATCAAACATGTATAGCACCAagaacaataaacaaagaaaagataacaaaaataaaaacaaaaataaaggggTGGGATCAAATGTATTTTCTATATTGAAAACCAAAGTGCTATTTTTTTCATGTGGCTTTAACAACAGCTTGGAACCTTGGCTCCTTAGGTTGGAACTTGAGCTTAGCATAGACATCCATGTAATCACCAAAAACAAACTTAGGATAAGTTTCATCAACTTGTTGGTTATCCTTTTCAGCCACCAACTTTGGTGCAGGACATATGGTAGCCTTCAATGAAGGATTATAGAAAGAAGCAATTGATCTTCTGTTCCCTTCAGTCGAAACCAGAACCCGGTGCCAGCAACTTTTGTATCTGCCATTGCTCAAAACCTCAATCTGATCGCCGGTGTTAATGACAATGGCATTAGGCAAAGGCTGCACTTCTAGCCATTGTCCATCTTTGAGCATCTGCAGGCCTCCCACCTTGTCATCTTGGAAGAGAAGGATGAGTCCTCCAGCGTCCGTGTGAGCTCGCAGGCCATTGACATGCTCTGGATAGGGACAGGGAGGGTAGTGACTCACCTTGGTACCAAAGAATGCATTGTCTCCTTCTCCATCATTCAATGCTTTCTTCATGTATCCTCTTGGCAATCCAAGATTCTCATCCATCACTTCCATCATCTTCTCTGCCAATTTCTTTAGCTCCGATCGATATTCGGCCATCGTTTTCCTGCCATCCAAGTTAGAATTCAGTTATACATGATTTTGTTACCTAGATCATTTTTCATTAGTAATAATGTAGACtcaattgtaattaattttatagTAGGAAACCATAAAAGAAGTACATAACAAACATTTTTTAGGTTTTcactttgaaaatttttcaaacaaaaaaagaaaaagaaaaagaacagctCACTTTCTCCCTCTCTCAACCTTCACTCTTCCTCTCAATATATACCTGAATTCTTGTGGATTTTGTGGCCATTCATTATCATCAAGAAGAGTGATTACATCCTCCCAATCAACATGCTCCAACTTTccattgtttttgttttcagcTAAATCATTCATGATCTTA
This region of Arachis hypogaea cultivar Tifrunner chromosome 8, arahy.Tifrunner.gnm2.J5K5, whole genome shotgun sequence genomic DNA includes:
- the LOC112706026 gene encoding 1-aminocyclopropane-1-carboxylate oxidase 5 — translated: MAVPVIDFSKLNGEERAKTMAQIANGCEEWGFFQLINHGISEELLERVKKVCSEFYKLEREENFNNSTSVKIMNDLAENKNNGKLEHVDWEDVITLLDDNEWPQNPQEFRKTMAEYRSELKKLAEKMMEVMDENLGLPRGYMKKALNDGEGDNAFFGTKVSHYPPCPYPEHVNGLRAHTDAGGLILLFQDDKVGGLQMLKDGQWLEVQPLPNAIVINTGDQIEVLSNGRYKSCWHRVLVSTEGNRRSIASFYNPSLKATICPAPKLVAEKDNQQVDETYPKFVFGDYMDVYAKLKFQPKEPRFQAVVKAT